The segment AAGAAAATGTCCAGTATTAGCGTTGAAAAATCTTTGCTCTGCTCTAAAACGATGTGCTAAATTTAATGCAGATACCTTATGGACTATATTAAAATCTTCATAAATACGATGCTCGTTTATTTCTCCACCATTTTCTTTATAGGTGCCATCAGTATTAATAAAAGCATATCCTAAAGTGGTACTTAAGTTTTTATTAATTTGATAATTTCCACCCGTTCTAACAATGAGCTGCTGTAAATTATTACCAATTTCAAAAAAACGAAAATGTGCCATAGTTTTTACAGCAAATTTATCTGATACTTTATGAGAACCATTATACATATACCATGCTCCTAATTTATTTTCAGCAGAATTTTGAGACTGAATTTTAAAAGAAAAAAGTATTAAACATAGAATAAAACCTAAATTTTTCATTGAATTAAAAATATTTGTTTGAAAGTGAAAATAGAATCTTAAAAGTAAAAGTCGTGTACTATTAAGTTTCTGCTAAAGTATCAAAATTTAATGCATAAAAAAAAAGTGAAGCCT is part of the Polaribacter sp. SA4-10 genome and harbors:
- a CDS encoding DUF2490 domain-containing protein; its protein translation is MKNLGFILCLILFSFKIQSQNSAENKLGAWYMYNGSHKVSDKFAVKTMAHFRFFEIGNNLQQLIVRTGGNYQINKNLSTTLGYAFINTDGTYKENGGEINEHRIYEDFNIVHKVSALNLAHRFRAEQRFFNANTGHFLRYQLGLSYPINNLVSTYLYNEVFFDFNGESFNQNWSGIGFKYKLSNTTKLQLGYQKITINGGGNFNRIQLGVSISTNHKKKTK